The Phalacrocorax carbo chromosome 28, bPhaCar2.1, whole genome shotgun sequence genome has a window encoding:
- the LOC135318103 gene encoding claw keratin-like isoform X1, with protein sequence MSCSNLCVSPCGVAAPAPLADTANEPCVRQCPDSTVVIQPPASVVTFPGPILSSFPQFSVVGSAGAPGVAGGYGGTFGGRGGFGGFGGYGAYGGLGGYGGLGGYGGYGGYGGYGGYGLYGGYGGYGSCGYGGWRRGHRYLSGSCGPC encoded by the coding sequence ATGTCCTGCTCCAACCTGTGTGTCTCTCCCTGTGGGgtggccgccccggccccgctggcTGACACCGCCAACGAGCCCTGTGTGCGGCAGTGCCCCGACTCCACGGTGGTGATCCAGCCCCCGGCCTCGGTGGTCACCTTCCCCGggcccatcctcagctccttcccgcAGTTCAGCGTTGTTGGCTCGGCAGGAGCGCCCGGCGTGGCAGGGGGCTACGGCGGCACTTTTGGAGGCCGTGGTGGTTTTGGAGGCTTTGGGGGTTATGGGGCTTATGGAGGCCTTGGTGGCTATGGAGGCCTTGGTGGCTATGGAGGCTATGGAGGCTATGGAGGCTATGGAGGTTATGGTCTTTATGGGGGCTACGGAGGCTACGGGAGCTGCGGATATGGCGGCTGGCGCCGAGGCCACAGGTACCTCAGTGGCAGCTGCGGGCCCTGCTAA
- the LOC135318103 gene encoding claw keratin-like isoform X2 gives MSCSNLCVSPCGVAAPAPLADTANEPCVRQCPDSTVVIQPPASVVTFPGPILSSFPQFSVVGSAGAPGVAGGYGGTFGGRGGFGGFGGLGGYGGYGGYGGYGGYGLYGGYGGYGSCGYGGWRRGHRYLSGSCGPC, from the exons ATGTCCTGCTCCAACCTGTGTGTCTCTCCCTGTGGGgtggccgccccggccccgctggcTGACACCGCCAACGAGCCCTGTGTGCGGCAGTGCCCCGACTCCACGGTGGTGATCCAGCCCCCGGCCTCGGTGGTCACCTTCCCCGggcccatcctcagctccttcccgcAGTTCAGCGTTGTTGGCTCGGCAGGAGCGCCCGGCGTGGCAGGGGGCTACGGCGGCACTTTTGGAGGCCGTGGTGGTTTTGGAGGCTTTGGGG GCCTTGGTGGCTATGGAGGCTATGGAGGCTATGGAGGCTATGGAGGTTATGGTCTTTATGGGGGCTACGGAGGCTACGGGAGCTGCGGATATGGCGGCTGGCGCCGAGGCCACAGGTACCTCAGTGGCAGCTGCGGGCCCTGCTAA
- the LOC135318107 gene encoding claw keratin-like isoform X2, with product MSCSNLCVSPCGVAAPAPLADTANEPCVRQCPDSTVVIQPPASVVTFPGPILSSFPQYSVVGSAGAPGVAGGYGGTFGGRGGFGGFGGLGGYGGYGGYGGYGGYGLYGGYGGYGSCGYGGWRRGHRYLSGSCGPC from the exons ATGTCCTGCTCCAACCTGTGTGTCTCTCCCTGTGGGgtggccgccccggccccgctggcTGACACCGCCAACGAGCCCTGTGTGCGGCAGTGCCCCGACTCCACGGTGGTGATCCAGCCCCCGGCCTCGGTGGTCACCTTCCCCGggcccatcctcagctccttcccgcAGTACAGCGTTGTTGGCTCGGCAGGAGCGCCCGGCGTGGCAGGGGGCTACGGCGGCACTTTTGGAGGCCGTGGTGGTTTTGGAGGCTTTGGGG GCCTTGGTGGCTATGGAGGCTATGGAGGCTATGGAGGCTATGGAGGCTATGGTCTTTATGGGGGCTACGGAGGCTACGGGAGCTGCGGATATGGCGGCTGGCGCCGAGGCCACAGGTACCTCAGTGGCAGCTGCGGGCCCTGCTAA
- the LOC135318107 gene encoding claw keratin-like isoform X1, translating to MSCSNLCVSPCGVAAPAPLADTANEPCVRQCPDSTVVIQPPASVVTFPGPILSSFPQYSVVGSAGAPGVAGGYGGTFGGRGGFGGFGGYGAYGGLGGYGGLGGYGGYGGYGGYGGYGLYGGYGGYGSCGYGGWRRGHRYLSGSCGPC from the coding sequence ATGTCCTGCTCCAACCTGTGTGTCTCTCCCTGTGGGgtggccgccccggccccgctggcTGACACCGCCAACGAGCCCTGTGTGCGGCAGTGCCCCGACTCCACGGTGGTGATCCAGCCCCCGGCCTCGGTGGTCACCTTCCCCGggcccatcctcagctccttcccgcAGTACAGCGTTGTTGGCTCGGCAGGAGCGCCCGGCGTGGCAGGGGGCTACGGCGGCACTTTTGGAGGCCGTGGTGGTTTTGGAGGCTTTGGGGGTTATGGGGCTTATGGAGGCCTTGGTGGCTATGGAGGCCTTGGTGGCTATGGAGGCTATGGAGGCTATGGAGGCTATGGAGGCTATGGTCTTTATGGGGGCTACGGAGGCTACGGGAGCTGCGGATATGGCGGCTGGCGCCGAGGCCACAGGTACCTCAGTGGCAGCTGCGGGCCCTGCTAA
- the LOC135318098 gene encoding claw keratin-like isoform X2, with amino-acid sequence MSCSNLCVSPCGVAAPAPLADTANEPCVRQCPDSTVVIQPPASVVTFPGPILSSFPQYSVVGSAGAPGVAGGYGGTFGGSGGFGGFGGLGGYGGYGGYGGYGGYGLYGGYGGYGSCGYGGWRRGHRYLSGSCGPC; translated from the exons ATGTCCTGCTCCAACCTGTGTGTCTCTCCCTGTGGGgtggccgccccggccccgctggcTGACACCGCCAACGAGCCCTGTGTGCGGCAGTGCCCCGACTCCACGGTGGTGATCCAGCCCCCGGCCTCGGTGGTCACCTTCCCCGggcccatcctcagctccttcccgcAGTACAGCGTTGTTGGCTCGGCAGGAGCGCCCGGCGTGGCAGGGGGCTACGGCGGCACTTTTGGAGGCAGTGGTGGTTTTGGAGGCTTTGGGG GCCTTGGTGGCTATGGAGGCTATGGAGGCTATGGAGGCTATGGAGGCTATGGTCTTTATGGGGGCTACGGAGGCTATGGGAGCTGCGGATATGGCGGCTGGCGCCGAGGCCACAGGTACCTCAGTGGCAGCTGCGGGCCCTGCTAA
- the LOC135318098 gene encoding claw keratin-like isoform X1 has translation MSCSNLCVSPCGVAAPAPLADTANEPCVRQCPDSTVVIQPPASVVTFPGPILSSFPQYSVVGSAGAPGVAGGYGGTFGGSGGFGGFGGYGAYGGLGGYGGLGGYGGYGGYGGYGGYGLYGGYGGYGSCGYGGWRRGHRYLSGSCGPC, from the coding sequence ATGTCCTGCTCCAACCTGTGTGTCTCTCCCTGTGGGgtggccgccccggccccgctggcTGACACCGCCAACGAGCCCTGTGTGCGGCAGTGCCCCGACTCCACGGTGGTGATCCAGCCCCCGGCCTCGGTGGTCACCTTCCCCGggcccatcctcagctccttcccgcAGTACAGCGTTGTTGGCTCGGCAGGAGCGCCCGGCGTGGCAGGGGGCTACGGCGGCACTTTTGGAGGCAGTGGTGGTTTTGGAGGCTTTGGGGGTTATGGGGCTTATGGAGGCCTTGGTGGCTATGGAGGCCTTGGTGGCTATGGAGGCTATGGAGGCTATGGAGGCTATGGAGGCTATGGTCTTTATGGGGGCTACGGAGGCTATGGGAGCTGCGGATATGGCGGCTGGCGCCGAGGCCACAGGTACCTCAGTGGCAGCTGCGGGCCCTGCTAA
- the LOC135318097 gene encoding claw keratin-like isoform X2, whose product MSCSNLCVSPCGVAAPAPLADTANEPCVRQCPDSTVVIQPPASVVTFPGPILSSFPQYSVVGSAGAPGVAGGYGGTFGGSGGFGGFGGLGGYGGYGGYGGYGGYGLYGGYGGYGSCGYGGWRRGHRYLSGSCGPC is encoded by the exons ATGTCCTGCTCCAACCTGTGTGTCTCTCCCTGTGGGgtggccgccccggccccgctggcTGACACCGCCAATGAGCCCTGTGTGCGGCAGTGCCCCGACTCCACGGTGGTGATCCAGCCCCCGGCCTCAGTGGTCACCTTCCCCGggcccatcctcagctccttcccgcAGTACAGTGTTGTTGGCTCGGCAGGAGCGCCCGGCGTGGCAGGGGGCTACGGCGGCACTTTTGGAGGCAGTGGTGGTTTTGGAGGCTTTGGGG GCCTTGGTGGCTATGGAGGCTATGGAGGCTATGGAGGCTATGGAGGCTATGGTCTTTATGGGGGCTACGGAGGCTACGGGAGCTGCGGATATGGCGGCTGGCGCCGAGGCCACAGGTACCTCAGTGGCAGCTGCGGGCCCTGCTAA
- the LOC135318097 gene encoding claw keratin-like isoform X1, giving the protein MSCSNLCVSPCGVAAPAPLADTANEPCVRQCPDSTVVIQPPASVVTFPGPILSSFPQYSVVGSAGAPGVAGGYGGTFGGSGGFGGFGGYGAYGGLGGYGGLGGYGGYGGYGGYGGYGLYGGYGGYGSCGYGGWRRGHRYLSGSCGPC; this is encoded by the coding sequence ATGTCCTGCTCCAACCTGTGTGTCTCTCCCTGTGGGgtggccgccccggccccgctggcTGACACCGCCAATGAGCCCTGTGTGCGGCAGTGCCCCGACTCCACGGTGGTGATCCAGCCCCCGGCCTCAGTGGTCACCTTCCCCGggcccatcctcagctccttcccgcAGTACAGTGTTGTTGGCTCGGCAGGAGCGCCCGGCGTGGCAGGGGGCTACGGCGGCACTTTTGGAGGCAGTGGTGGTTTTGGAGGCTTTGGGGGTTATGGGGCTTATGGAGGCCTTGGTGGCTATGGAGGCCTTGGTGGCTATGGAGGCTATGGAGGCTATGGAGGCTATGGAGGCTATGGTCTTTATGGGGGCTACGGAGGCTACGGGAGCTGCGGATATGGCGGCTGGCGCCGAGGCCACAGGTACCTCAGTGGCAGCTGCGGGCCCTGCTAA
- the LOC135318001 gene encoding claw keratin-like isoform X2 — protein MSCSNLCVSPCGVAAPAPLADTANEPCVRQCPDSTVVIQPPASVVTFPGPILSSFPQYSVVGSAGAPGVAGGYGGTFGGRGGFGGFGGLGGYGGYGGYGGYGGYGLYGGYGGYGSCGYGGWRRGHRYLSGSCGPC, from the exons ATGTCCTGCTCCAACCTGTGTGTCTCTCCCTGTGGGgtggccgccccggccccgctggcTGACACCGCCAACGAGCCCTGTGTGCGGCAGTGCCCCGACTCCACGGTGGTGATCCAGCCCCCGGCCTCAGTGGTCACCTTCCCCGggcccatcctcagctccttcccgcAGTACAGCGTTGTTGGCTCGGCAGGAGCGCCCGGCGTGGCAGGGGGCTACGGCGGCACTTTTGGAGGCCGTGGTGGTTTTGGAGGCTTTGGGG GCCTTGGTGGCTATGGAGGCTATGGAGGCTATGGAGGCTATGGAGGCTATGGTCTTTATGGGGGCTACGGAGGCTACGGGAGCTGCGGATATGGCGGCTGGCGCCGAGGCCACAGGTACCTCAGTGGCAGCTGCGGGCCCTGCTAA
- the LOC135318001 gene encoding claw keratin-like isoform X1 has product MSCSNLCVSPCGVAAPAPLADTANEPCVRQCPDSTVVIQPPASVVTFPGPILSSFPQYSVVGSAGAPGVAGGYGGTFGGRGGFGGFGGYGAYGGLGGYGGLGGYGGYGGYGGYGGYGLYGGYGGYGSCGYGGWRRGHRYLSGSCGPC; this is encoded by the coding sequence ATGTCCTGCTCCAACCTGTGTGTCTCTCCCTGTGGGgtggccgccccggccccgctggcTGACACCGCCAACGAGCCCTGTGTGCGGCAGTGCCCCGACTCCACGGTGGTGATCCAGCCCCCGGCCTCAGTGGTCACCTTCCCCGggcccatcctcagctccttcccgcAGTACAGCGTTGTTGGCTCGGCAGGAGCGCCCGGCGTGGCAGGGGGCTACGGCGGCACTTTTGGAGGCCGTGGTGGTTTTGGAGGCTTTGGGGGTTATGGGGCTTATGGAGGCCTTGGTGGCTATGGAGGCCTTGGTGGCTATGGAGGCTATGGAGGCTATGGAGGCTATGGAGGCTATGGTCTTTATGGGGGCTACGGAGGCTACGGGAGCTGCGGATATGGCGGCTGGCGCCGAGGCCACAGGTACCTCAGTGGCAGCTGCGGGCCCTGCTAA